One Actinomadura viridis genomic region harbors:
- a CDS encoding exonuclease SbcCD subunit D: protein MRLLHTSDWHLGRSFHREDLLGAQADFVDHLVETVRAERVDCVLISGDVYDRALPAVDAVRLCDEALVRLRELTRVVLIAGNHDSVQRLGFGSALMDGSGVHVRTDPARVGEPVLIGDAAVYPIPYLEPELVRHPWSLDERGHTAALGEAMRRVRADMATRTGLRTVVMAHAFVTGGAASDSERDISVGGASSVPVQVFAGVDYVALGHLHGRQRMTDRVRYSGSPLAYSFSEDAHVKGSWLVDLGTGGAAEGPAAEFVEAPVPRPLARLRGRIDDILADPAYEAVEDHWLQITLTDRQRPSAAMERLRARFPHTLVLGFEPEGGAGEGSRTWSERVSERSELDIAGDFVAEMGQAEATEAERELLHEAFESFRHKSLGV, encoded by the coding sequence ATGCGACTCCTCCACACTTCCGACTGGCACCTGGGCCGCTCGTTCCACCGCGAGGACCTCCTGGGAGCCCAGGCGGACTTCGTCGACCACCTGGTCGAGACCGTACGGGCGGAGCGGGTCGACTGCGTGCTGATCTCCGGCGACGTCTACGACCGCGCGCTGCCCGCCGTGGACGCCGTCCGGCTGTGCGACGAGGCCCTCGTCCGGCTGCGGGAGCTGACCCGCGTCGTGCTGATCGCGGGCAACCACGACTCGGTGCAGCGGCTCGGCTTCGGCTCGGCCCTGATGGACGGCTCGGGCGTCCACGTGCGGACCGACCCGGCGCGGGTGGGGGAGCCCGTCCTCATCGGGGACGCGGCCGTCTACCCCATCCCCTACCTGGAGCCGGAGCTGGTCCGCCACCCCTGGAGCCTGGACGAGCGCGGCCACACCGCCGCGCTCGGCGAGGCCATGCGCCGGGTCCGGGCCGACATGGCGACCCGGACGGGCCTGCGCACGGTCGTGATGGCGCACGCCTTCGTCACCGGGGGAGCGGCCAGCGACAGCGAACGCGACATCTCCGTCGGCGGGGCCTCCTCGGTCCCGGTCCAGGTGTTCGCCGGGGTCGACTACGTGGCGCTGGGGCACCTGCACGGGCGGCAGCGGATGACCGACCGGGTGCGCTACTCGGGGTCCCCGCTGGCCTACTCCTTCTCCGAGGACGCCCATGTCAAGGGTTCCTGGCTGGTCGATCTGGGCACGGGCGGCGCGGCGGAGGGGCCGGCCGCCGAGTTCGTGGAGGCTCCGGTGCCGCGCCCGCTGGCCCGCCTCCGCGGGCGCATCGACGACATCCTGGCCGACCCCGCGTACGAGGCGGTCGAGGATCACTGGCTGCAGATCACCCTCACCGACCGGCAGCGGCCGTCGGCCGCGATGGAGCGGCTGCGCGCCCGGTTCCCGCACACCCTGGTGCTCGGCTTCGAGCCCGAGGGCGGCGCGGGGGAGGGCTCGCGCACCTGGTCCGAACGGGTCAGCGAGAGGTCGGAGCTGGACATCGCCGGTGACTTCGTCGCCGAGATGGGCCAGGCCGAGGCGACCGAGGCCGAACGGGAGCTGCTGCACGAGGCGTTCGAGAGCTTCCGCCACAAGAGCCTGGGGGTGTGA
- a CDS encoding RibD family protein yields MTGLPYVLLSCAMSVDGYIDDASPERLRLSSPADFDRVDGVRASCDAILVGAGTIRGDDPKLLIKSQARRDRRAQRGLPPDLTKVTITLGGDLDPEARFFTTGDSPKLVYAPPRTVPALAERLGDRAEVVDAGDPPSLTAMLADLGARGVRRLMVEGGGEVHTRFLTAGLADELQLVVAPFFLGDPSAPRFVGPGVFPQSPGRPMRLAESTRIGDLVLLRYLIGGSRG; encoded by the coding sequence GTGACCGGGCTTCCCTACGTGCTGCTGAGCTGCGCCATGTCGGTCGACGGGTACATCGACGACGCGAGCCCCGAACGGCTGCGGCTGTCCAGCCCGGCGGACTTCGACCGCGTCGACGGCGTCCGCGCGAGCTGCGACGCCATCCTGGTCGGGGCGGGGACGATCCGCGGGGACGACCCGAAGCTGCTCATCAAGTCGCAGGCCCGGCGGGACCGGCGGGCCCAGCGCGGCCTGCCGCCCGACCTCACCAAGGTGACGATCACCCTCGGCGGCGATCTCGACCCGGAGGCCAGGTTCTTCACCACCGGCGACTCGCCCAAGCTGGTGTACGCGCCGCCGCGGACCGTCCCGGCGCTGGCGGAACGGCTGGGCGACCGCGCGGAGGTGGTGGACGCGGGCGACCCGCCGAGCCTGACCGCGATGCTCGCCGACCTCGGGGCCCGGGGCGTGCGGCGGCTCATGGTCGAGGGCGGCGGCGAGGTGCACACCCGCTTCCTCACCGCCGGGCTGGCCGACGAGCTGCAGCTGGTGGTCGCCCCGTTCTTCCTCGGCGACCCCTCCGCCCCGCGCTTCGTCGGGCCGGGGGTGTTCCCGCAGTCGCCCGGGCGCCCGATGCGGCTGGCCGAGTCCACCCGGATCGGCGATCTGGTGCTGCTGCGCTACCTGATCGGCGGCTCCCGTGGATGA
- a CDS encoding dCMP deaminase translates to MDDPRWLGLACDLAGRCPPSRTAFSVGAVIVGPDGLEISRGFSRENDPHDHAEESALAKIARRDGTDPSGAGLSGANLPGADLSGATIYSSLEPCGERKSRPLTCTDLILAAGLRRVVFAWREPSLFVPGTGAERLRDHGVEVVEMPALAGRARLPNAHLLGP, encoded by the coding sequence GTGGATGACCCGCGCTGGCTGGGGCTGGCCTGTGACCTCGCCGGCCGCTGCCCGCCGTCGCGGACGGCCTTCTCGGTGGGCGCGGTCATCGTCGGACCGGACGGCCTGGAGATCTCCCGTGGCTTCTCCCGGGAGAACGATCCGCACGACCACGCCGAGGAGTCCGCCCTGGCCAAGATCGCCCGCCGGGACGGCACCGATCCGTCCGGTGCCGGCCTGTCCGGTGCCAACCTGCCCGGGGCCGACCTGTCCGGGGCGACGATCTACAGCTCGCTGGAGCCGTGCGGGGAGCGCAAGTCCCGTCCGCTGACCTGCACCGATCTCATCCTCGCGGCGGGCCTGCGCCGGGTCGTGTTCGCCTGGCGGGAGCCGTCGCTCTTCGTCCCGGGCACCGGCGCCGAACGCCTGCGCGACCACGGCGTCGAGGTCGTCGAGATGCCCGCGCTGGCCGGACGCGCCCGCCTGCCCAACGCGCACCTGCTCGGCCCCTGA